In a genomic window of Gemmatimonadota bacterium:
- the bla gene encoding subclass B3 metallo-beta-lactamase translates to MPDEPFRIAGNLYYVGATGVTAFLLTGSEGHVLIDGGYPETAPLIIASIAKLGFDIADVKVLLNSHAHSDHAGGLRALQEASGAELWVSEGDAEVMAAGRHSGDPALGPLRVLGFFGLGRFPAPRIDHRFKDSETIRLGSLALTAHVTAGHTRGCTSWSFPVHDGDRELLAVNICSLTLPPFVSLVEPETYPGMRADFERSFSTLRGLPADIFLASHANWFSMHRKRRERADAEDPAEPFIDRVGYLSFIDRAEARFRAEFTDQQ, encoded by the coding sequence GTGCCGGATGAGCCATTCCGCATCGCTGGCAACCTCTACTACGTTGGCGCCACAGGCGTCACCGCATTCCTGCTTACCGGGTCCGAGGGCCACGTGTTGATCGACGGCGGCTATCCCGAAACCGCTCCGTTGATCATCGCGAGCATCGCCAAGCTCGGCTTCGACATCGCCGACGTGAAGGTGTTGCTCAACTCGCACGCGCACTCCGACCACGCCGGCGGACTCCGCGCGCTACAGGAGGCCTCCGGCGCCGAGCTGTGGGTCAGCGAAGGCGATGCCGAGGTCATGGCCGCCGGCCGCCACTCCGGTGACCCGGCCCTCGGGCCGCTCAGGGTTCTCGGCTTCTTCGGGCTCGGCAGATTCCCCGCCCCGCGCATCGACCACCGGTTCAAAGACAGCGAGACGATCCGCCTCGGGTCGCTCGCCCTCACGGCACATGTCACCGCCGGCCACACCCGCGGCTGCACATCGTGGTCGTTCCCCGTCCACGACGGCGACCGTGAGTTGCTTGCCGTCAACATCTGCAGCCTCACGCTGCCGCCGTTCGTGTCGCTGGTCGAGCCGGAGACGTATCCGGGAATGCGGGCCGACTTCGAGCGCAGCTTCAGCACGCTGCGAGGCCTGCCGGCCGACATCTTCCTGGCCTCGCACGCGAACTGGTTCAGCATGCACCGTAAACGGCGTGAACGCGCCGACGCGGAGGACCCGGCCGAACCGTTCATCGATCGGGTTGGCTACCTCAGCTTCATCGACCGGGCCGAGGCGAGGTTCCGCGCAGAGTTCACGGACCAACAGTGA